In Euwallacea similis isolate ESF13 chromosome 19, ESF131.1, whole genome shotgun sequence, the genomic stretch GCGCAGCAAGAATTGCAGAAAATCATTTTGGAGAACAAGACTTACAGGGAGAGAGTGAGACTGTTAGAGGGTCAGTTGGAGAAGCTTAAAGGTAAGTCATTGTTGTCTACTTAATTGCGATTATTTTTAGCCTTCTGTGGCGTTTTTCATGGTGTTCCTTTATGAAATTGTTCCGGCGTTATCTCGAAATTTACGATATCTTGATAAACAAATGCTCATAGTgaagaatttaatttgttagTCATACTTTTAAGTGACATCAAACGGTGGTGGTTAAATCGTTAAGTGTTTGTCTTGTTGATAGTTTATCGGTGCGCAGTTCTCATTCACTATAAAATATGTGTCTAGGACAATATTATGTTGATTTGATTGGTATTAGATTTAGTAGGTGCAAGTAATCGTATTTGAGGAAAAACTGAgctttatttgattatttattttattgggtTAAATATAAGTAAAGTCCCGTAATTATCCATCCTAAGGTATCATACAGCACCAAATCATAACAATGAGTTTGGTTTTCATCCAAACCAGGAATGTATTTGAGAGGAAGTGTTATTGCCTAATGCTGAATTTCGCCTATCAATTAACACTGGGATGGGGAGACATGGGGAGGATGTGGAGATGACTCAACTCCCTTGTATTGCTATCCACACAAAACATTTCTTGGAGTCTTGGTATGGCCGAAGAAGAACAGATTGACACACTCAAAGCTCTGAGAATATTTCCCTTTACCCTTCTTGTGTGAGATAACTGTGCTAtatcaatttagtgcattttcgTGATTTATTTGCCAATCTTCCTCACTTTTTTTGTCGAATTTCGGTATAAATGTTCAAACATTATAACAATATTGCGCCTAATTTATCGTGAGTTATAGGATTCAGTACGTGGATTGTCTGATCCAACTCAATGTAGCAGTGTAATCGCTTAGCTTTGTGTTTGTCCACGTGCCAATTAACATCCCCACCATATGAAACTTAAGCAACTTCTGCTCTTAGGTGGAACCGAACACACATCGACACCCACACAGACTGACATCATTCTAACACATCAAATAGTGTCCCTTGCCAAGAACTTGGACCCAAGTATACCTGCGAGATTGTCCTGGCTGAATCGTGCGTCCTCGCCCACCAGCAGCATGGATAAACTCTTCCCCTCATtgaataaagaaagaaaagcCAAAAGCAAAGAGAATTTAGCCGAGACTGCCTCAGAAAGTTCCAGCAAACGGCAGCACAAAAGGCAGGAGAGTGGGGAAAGGTTCAAATTTGGTctgaaaaaaagcaaaagcaAAGATGATTTGGCTGGAATGGGTGGTAAGGAGGACGAGGGTTGGGAAAAGGTTGAAAGTGAGCCCATGACGCTCATCGAGAAAAATAACAGCAACGAAGATTTGGAGCGCTACAATAAAGGACATAAAAGAAGCAAGAGTAAAGAGAGTTTAGCAGGCAGCGGtgatgaaattgaaaaggGAAGTAGAAGTTTTTTGAGGTGGAACAAAAGCAAAGAAAATTTGGAGCAGCTAGTCGGATCTACACCCAAAGAGAAGAATTCTTTCTCAATGTTAAAGAGAAATAAGAGTCGCGAGAACTTAGATCAACTCAAAACTGACTCTCTCGAGGAAAAAAAATCGACGAATACCCTGGACTCATTGTCTGACAGCGGTAAATCGGATCAAAAATCAGAATTTCTAGCAAAATTTATCAAGAAGCGGGACAAAAAACCCACTGCCCGATTAAAATCCGCTCCTCACCAGAAATTCATGTCCATAGAAGAAGAAACTCTCCTTAAATCCTTGGACATGTGGTATGGCAACATTGACGAAACTCTTCCTGATGAATTGTTAACCCAGGAGGAACGAGCTGttaggaaattgaaaattctatttGAAGATGAGATGCTCAAAGAAAAGCCGATTGCTCATAAGCCGAAGGAAAAGCTAGCCATCAGCAAACCACTGTTGCAGTCGGTGGTGCAAAACCCTAAACTAGAACGCATCTTTAAGGACCCAAATCTTCCTTCAGTGGAGGGGGACGTCAGGCAAAGTGCTCTCGAGGAAGTTTGCTCGATGGCTGGCTCTCAAACCGTGACCAATATTCCCAAAAGCAAGAGTCTGGAAAATATAAACGTATTCGAAGAACAACGGGCCGAGTCAGAATTGGGTTCCCTGAAGTATAGATCAATTGAAATCGACTCGTGCGCCCAGGGACCATATAGGACTGTTTCCTATAATAGAATGTCCAGTGATATTTTACCTACAGATTCAGCTTCAAATCCCCGTTTTTCAGAACTACCTACGCCAAACATTTACGTAAAATACGAGAACTTGGACGAAATAATGCAGGAAATTCCAAAGGACACGAAAAGCAAGTTGATTGAAGAGCAAAGATTCATGCTTAACCTCAAGCAGTCTTTGGATGAACGCGAAAAAGAGTCCGCCGTGAAAGATATGTCaacgaagaaaaaaattacgataAGAGGGCAGGAAATCAGCTACCCTACCAAGGAATCTGTGGAGAAAAATTGGAAGCTGAAGGAAATACTTTTAAACCCTAAGATAAGAATCGCTGAAGAGAAGAATTTGGACCAAATGGAGTGGAAACAGCATAGCACCGACATCAGCAGTGCTTTGGGAAGCCCCATACGCTTGGTGCACAACTCTAAAAGAAGCTCCTTAAAGGCCACCAGCAAATCTCACGAGGATAtatctttttcatttattccGGAAAATACTTTGTTAAACATGTTCGAAATGAATGCCGATAAGGAAGAATCGGAGAGCTCATTTACTAGTGCCGAATTCAATTTAGACACCGGGAAAATCGTTAAGACGTTCGAGGTTACAGACGTGAAACTTAGAACTTCTGGTGACAGCAAGGAAGACTTACTATATAATGAAACTATAAACAAGGCCAAGGTCAAAGAGAAACGCGAGTCGAAACAACTTATCGAGAAAATCATCAATGAGCTCTCAAAAcaggaagaagaagaagacgAGGAGATTCATCATCCTAAGATAATACAGGCTCGGGAGCGATATAAAAGGGAATTGCAGCTGGCATTAAAGAGGCTGGAACACGATGAATTGAGGGAGAGCATAAGGAGACAACGTAAGGAACTTGAGAAACAGTCTCAAGCTGATGGGGAGCCAAATAAAGAGGAACCTAAATATGTCAGTGCTACTGTAAACAAGGAAGCAGAAGTACAATCTAAAAACACCCTGGAAGGATTAGACATTATATCTCCACCATTAGAATTTGCTGAAGCCAATGATGCCACCAATGAAGACACAATTAACACCAGTGTGAAGAATTTATCTGAGACGCCTGTTGAAGGGGACACAAAGTTACCAAAATCTGAAGAAATCCTCACCAAAACACAGTCTGTAACGGTTGAATATCCTCGAGAAACCCAAAAAGATTTGATTAAAGTAAAAGAAGTTGCAAACTTAACTTTTGCAGCCCCTGAAAGTACAGGTGCTAAAATAGAAGCTGTTAATACTGTTTTAACCAATTCGGAAggtttttctaatatttctgCAGATCAAAAATCACTAAGGCCGATAGCTGTAGTGGATAATATTCCAGAAGTCCATGAGGCTTCTGTTACAATAGAGAAAATTGGAAGTGCAACTTTGATCGAGTCGGAAAGGGCACAGTCTGAGGGCGAAACtgcaaaatcagttttaaCCAATTCGGaagatttttctaatatttctgCAGATCAAAAATCACTAAGGCCGATGGCTGTAACGGACTATGTTCCAGAAGTCCATGAGGCTTCTGTTACAATAGAGAACATTGGATATGCAACTTTGGCCGAGTCGGAAAGAGCACAGTCTGAGAACGAAACTGCAAAACCGGTTTTAACCAATTCGGAAggtttttctaatatttctgCAGATCAAAAATCACTAAGGCCGATGGCTGTAACGGACCATGTTCCAGAAGTCCATGAGGCTTCTGTTACAGTAGAGAAAGTTGGAACTGCAACTTTGGTCGAGTCGGAAAGAGCACAAACTGAGGTCAAAACCACAAAATCGGCTATAATTGATTCAGAAGATTTTGCTAATATTCCTGCAGATCAAAAATCATCAAGGTTGCTAAGTATAGAGGAGGACGTCCCAGTTTATGAGGCTTCTGTTACAGTTCATGAAGTTAGAAATACAGTTTTGGTGGATCCTGAAAGAATACATTCTAAGGTCAATGCGACAAGCCCGGTTCTAGAAAAAACAGAATATATGTCTGACGCTTCGGTTGTTGCAGACGAAAAATCACTAAGTCCAAAATCGCGAGCTATTGTAGACGTTCAAGAAGCCTCGATTATAATCGAAGAAGTTGTCGACGCGGTATTGTCAGATGTTGGTGACAAACAAATCAATGCTGAATATTCTCTAGAAGCCCACGAACCTTCGATTACACCAAACGAAATTTCAGATGCAACCTTCGTAGACGCAGAATATTCACCTGAGCTACCCCAAAGTTCTATTGTAACAAGTGAAGATTATGTGATTGTGGAATATGATGAAGGTATTCAAACCGACAGTGATAGTGAATTGAGCTTTAGTAGCAATACGCTTAAAGAAAACCGCTACGGGGTAATCGGAACGAAAAAAGTTAGACACAATTATAGAAGCGttgttaaagaatttaaaaccAAGTTCCCCACCGAAGAAACAAGTGAAACAAcgcaaaaatcaaattctgaGAGCGACAGCAAAAGCTATTTAGAATACGAACAATCCTTCATCGATGACTTCTTTAAACCTGTCAAATTCTTTGAAGAAACTGTGGATGATAGCGCCCTGATTGCAGATGTCCAGCCAGATGATGAATCTCGAATACTCTATGAGGACAAATCAGCCTCCATGTCCCAAATTGACCAGGATATGCAGGACATCATGGACAGATATCTGCATACTAGAGCCTCCTTTTTGGTCAAATCGGTCGACAATAGCGCATTGAAGAAATACGATAAGCAAGagaatttaacaattattattgatccTCCTGGAAATTGGCAAATGGCGCAGTCTACAGTAGCAATTGAAGAACAAACGGCTACTCTCGCAGATGCTCCAATTGAATGTACAGTTGCGCCAAAAGAAGAAGAGTTTCTTTCTATGGAAGATTTACAGTTTATTGAGGAGATGAAGCAAAAATATGCGGCAGTTGACACAGTCTCTTCGAGTTCTGATAAGAGCTTGGATAATGATGTGCAGGATTGTCTTAAGGTTCCAAAGGTAAAAAAGCCGAGACCTTTATCTGAAATCAATGAATACGACTTGCGTTTGATTGCAAGAGTTTCTGTGCAAGATATGAAAAGCCCCAAAACTTGTGGGTCAATGATACCTATACGTAAGCCCTCATCTCCGAGTTTGTGCCCTAACAGCCCTCAAAATCTACCTCTCCAGACACCGGTGTCTCAAACATATCTCCAGGCCCCCTTGAGAGAAAAAGATTCCAAAAAACAAACTTGCCAAGACCAGACCAAGCGCCTTTCTGATTTGATTTTCAATGAAACCATTTTCGTACCTATTTCTAAGATTCCTGTAAAAGCCCCTTCAGGTGTAAACTCAATCTCTTCTCCAGCATGTGGCAATAAAGAAATCATTTTCGTACCTTTAAGAAACGAATCTCCTTCCACTAGCGAACAAGACACAAAGATTAGCATAAACCTTAATAAACGTTCCCCTACAACTACGCCTTCCCATTGGTCTAATAGCCTGAAAAGAGGACTGTTGGATTCCCCCACAAGTTACGAGCCAGTTTACTCTAGTCATGATCAGAACTTTGAGGAACGCTCAGAAAGTACGAAAAAGCCTTTACCGGCGCCTCGATACGTCAGACCTGTCAATAAAAATGACGGCACACAGTCAAGCACTATGACCGAtccaattcaaaatttcagtgcTGTAGGCCATTCACAGCCCCAAAGGCTCGGTGATGCGACGGCCAAAGTCGATCTTGGTGAATTGGAGGCTGAAAACAATGCTCAGTCCCAGGAAGTGATTTCGGTAGAGAAGAGCAAGGCTCAAACCAACATTTTACTAACCCTGGAGACACGGAAGGATGAGACGGAAGTGGCGCAATCTTGTGGAGAAAATTCAAGCGTAATAGCAGAAACAGACATCACCTGTGGTAGTGCTGTGGAGGATGATATCGAAGAAATTCCTAGAGAACAAAATATTCCTGATAACTCCAATTTGAATCTTTTTTATGTGGATTCGCATAGCTCTTGCGACTCATACCTGGAGTTATTCCAAAGCAAGGAAAGCAAGGATTTTCAAAGGCTGGCTGGTCAGCAGCCTCCCTTACAGAGAACCCAGGTCAAAAACTCCACCACTATCGATCCTGAAAACACACCATCCATGCCCAAGGTTGTGGACTTCGTCCCACTGGATAACAAAACCACCGCAATGCTCACTATAGGCCAAACCAGCAACTCCTATGACACTCTGGAGCGAGAAAAAACGTTCCACGTACTGGGGAAAGCAGCCAATATTGGCAGTTCCAAAAGCGCAGACAATATTCAAGAGAAAGAGGAATCATCGACAGCTTTACCTTCATCGGTGGAAGTGTTGGCCAGAAAATCTTCAAGTTTCTCAAAAGCCAGCAGCAAAAGCCAGACGAGCACAAGTTTCACGCAGGCGAAACAAATCTTCGAAGCTCTAGCGGGGGCCAATAAAGATGGGAGACCTAAGAGTATAGTCGGTAAAGCTTCTCCTAAAGATCCAATGAGGGATTGTAGCAATTTTGAGGATATGAAGAGCGAAGCAAAGAGTGAGTGAAGTATTAAAGTTGCAAAGGATTAAAGACATTTTATAAAGTATTATTCGcgatgatattttttagacTTTATAACTACATGCAGGCTGcatacaatattaaatttgtctttttaaataaaattatatttattgttaagaaTTTTCATTTGGGGTGTTTTATTTCACGGTAGCTTAAGCTCGACAAAGGGGGACAATTGATATAGTCTAAAAATCATGTTACATCCGGCTAAAGTATCTATATAGGGAGGCACATAATGAATAATAGACAAATATCCCGCAGAGTCCTTATGTAAAGTCGCCAACTACACCGACTACGCCTACTCTgcatcataatttaaaaataatttaaactttctcCACCTGGAATActctaaatattaaagaaattaatatcgaaaagtaaaatttcgttttgaaatatgaGGAGTAAAATTCAACATATGGAATAAATGAAGTAAAAACTTACCCATTTTTAGACTGGAATATCCCCTTAATACGCCGTATATTTATTTCCACGCTTTCAACAAGTTCTTACGAGATTCCTCCGTGTTTTCCCTGATTTAAAAGTTAACTAAATTCTCGACGCTTCTAGCAGCAGATGGCTTACTTTCTTTGCGGACTATTAGCCCTAtcgttacataaaaaaaaacttggatTAAAATACACGGACAACGTTTTAATGGTGCACCGCCCCATTAAGAACGCATAGCTTTACTCAAATTCTCAGTATCACACGATTAcatgatgtttttttttccagtATCTCAGGAACCATTACCCATACGTCCCAGCAGTTTCCCTACAGACGACTTAAATTTGCGACGAAAGAACGCAGTTTTGACCAGACAGAACAGCCGTCAGTCCGTCAAGTCTCTAATTGAAACCATAGAGAGTCAAGGCAAACCCGTATCAAAGAGCTGTAAGTGTAGTCTGAAAAGAACATGTGTAAttcataaattcatttttacttttttcccTCAGCTTTAGGTTCTTTGAGTCGAAGCAGCTCAGCCTCGTCGCTCAACTCCTTAGCTTCGGATATCAGAAATCCTTCAAGTCCCTCCATATTGCCGACGCCATCCCCCGGGAGCCCCCTAAGAACGCCCTCAGATTGGTCCGAAATTTCTACTGGTGTTGGGCCGATTAAGACACCTCTCAAGGAGCAACAGCCCAACAAAATTACCAATTGGACTAAAAATGGACTGAACGGTAAGTTTTGATGAGAATCGTTTCGTTTAGTGTTAGAAATTAAGTCAGGCTTCAACGTTGTAGATGCCCTTTCAAAATCTGACTTAGGGAAGACGAAGTCCGAAGACTCTTACAGAGATGCCATTTTACAGAAGGGGATAGATTTCCCTCGGCGGAATAGTTACTCTGATTTGAGTAAGTGTTTCATTTATGAAGTTGTTTAGTAAAGCATAGATGCAATAGTATGTtagcaaagaaatatttctttaccAGCATGCTTTCTTGACTTTCAGGTGAACGTAAAGACCCTTTAAACAGCCTGGTAAAAAACGGTGGTTCCAAGAGGAACGCGCTACTAAAATGGTGCCAAAACAAGACGGTTGGATATCGTAATATCGACATCACCAATTTCAGCAGCAGCTGGAATGACGGTCTGGCATTGTGCGCTCTTCTCCACACTTACCTTCCGGACCGCATTCCTTACGATTCGCTCACCCCTCAAGAGAAAAGAAGGAATTTTTCCTTGGCGTTTTCGGCAGCTGAAAGCGTGGGCATACCAACAACTTTGGTAAGATAATTAcagtattttaaaactttgagtTAACGAGATCATTTCTCCTCCAGAACATCAACGACATGATCCAACTTGAGCGTCCTGATTGGCAGCAAGTGATGTCGTACGTGACAGCCATCTACAAGCATTTCGAGGTCTGATTTGCCTTATATAGTTGAATCGATCAAAAGCACATGCACTAAGAGCAGACTCAAGTTCAGCTCATAATGTATAAAGTTCTTCAGCCTTTCATATTATTGCTGTGATATAACTGAACTATAAACTTAGACCTTTTATAATTACGATGAAGCGACAGCTGTTGCGCGTTATAAATATGCCCTATTTTGCATAAACGGTTTACAACATTTGTACGAAGTTTTTGAAGGCCTTTACATTGAattgatgtttatttttcaaccgATAATAATCTAGTCAACAGTATGATCGTTTGACACAAAGATAGTGGCGTTTATGACAACAATTCTCGGCTGAAATTCAAGCTGATAATCCAGTCATTCCAGTTCATATAAAAGAGAACGCCATGAATGCGTTGTAATGTGTATACTCGTGAAAACATGCCTATCCTCAATGTGTATACGAACAACTTTGCTAGTTTTTCCGCTAAATATTATCGcattttttttgacaatataataattgaatagatttattttttgtgagaaattaaatttcgaatattCAGCGTTTACACGAAGTGGGTACaatgtaataaaatgaaaatctatAAACCCATTGGTTGCAATTGAGAAGAAATTGAGCATGAATAGTCATAAAATAAACCAACAATTTGACTATGTAATGTAATGTAACCCCATACATACTGAATTTCGTACTTACATAGTCGAAGTAATAATTGCATATTATATGGAATTTATTATACCACGTTATGATCAAATTGCAAGACTGTGTTAATTATAAGGATAGTAGAGAATAAGGGTTTCGTGTTTTCAACACGtgtatttgatttattaaaaatatttctgaagcTTGGCTGAACCACCCTCAGGCAGTTGTAAGAGCTTGAGGATGTAACTTTGCATTTGGTCCTGGCATTTCTTTAATGGCAACGTTCATTTTATCAGTTATCCAAAACGTGTAATCAACGTAACGCTGACGGTAATTAACGAGAAAATCAACGTTCTTGGAATTTTTTCTAGATATAATTTTCTGACTTatgttgttatttattaaaggtTTTCAGTTTGTAAGTATATTGTTTTGTGGAAATAATGTGTTTTTAGTATTGATgtgtttttttccttaattccctttaaaagtttttgggAAAAGTAAGAACATTATGCAAATGTAGTTAaagtttggaaaaaaaataaaaatg encodes the following:
- the LOC136415275 gene encoding cytospin-A-like gives rise to the protein MRISQEPLPIRPSSFPTDDLNLRRKNAVLTRQNSRQSVKSLIETIESQGKPVSKSSLGSLSRSSSASSLNSLASDIRNPSSPSILPTPSPGSPLRTPSDWSEISTGVGPIKTPLKEQQPNKITNWTKNGLNDALSKSDLGKTKSEDSYRDAILQKGIDFPRRNSYSDLSERKDPLNSLVKNGGSKRNALLKWCQNKTVGYRNIDITNFSSSWNDGLALCALLHTYLPDRIPYDSLTPQEKRRNFSLAFSAAESVGIPTTLNINDMIQLERPDWQQVMSYVTAIYKHFEV